The following nucleotide sequence is from Citrus sinensis cultivar Valencia sweet orange chromosome 6, DVS_A1.0, whole genome shotgun sequence.
GCCACTGTATTTAGTGCCTATGGAGCATGGGATTGTGAAGCTTCCTGGATCCTTCATCTTCTGTGGTATCTTACTCTGAAGCATCCGGCTGCTCTCTTGTGTTAAAGCAattgtttcaaactctccaagtcttcttttctttgtcaaaataTCCTTCAAAAATTTCGCATAGTTTGGCATTTGCTCTAGAACCTCCACAAAAGGGATATTGATATGTAGTTGTTTCAGCATTCCCAAGATTTTGCTGAACTGCTTGTCTTGTTGTTGCTTCTGAAATCTTTGAGGGAAGGGTGGTGGGTGTCTAAACTGTTGTGCTGCAGCAGGTTGTGCAGACTGCTTCTCTTTTGCTCTACTCAGGTCTGTTGCTGTTGGTGCTGTAGCTTCCTCACTACCAGGTGCTGGATCATAACTTTCTACAGATGTTGTTGCAGAACTGTGTTGATTTGCATTCTGAAAAGTGGAAGATTATGACTCCTTCTCTACTTGAGTGTCTTCTTGGCCTTGGGTGGACtcacttcttctttttggtaCACTAACGGGACTATAAATATCCTTTCCAGATCTCAAGTTAATCACTTTGCAGTGCTCTTTCCCTTCTCTTCTTGGGTCCTCTGTATTACTGGTAAACTACCTTGAGGTCTGTTGCTCAATGCTGTAGCAAGCTgtccaatttgattttccaaGTTTCTCAACGATACAGTATGACTTTGGACAACTGCTTCATTCCTCACAATATAATCCTTAATCAAACCTTCAAGGGAGCTGAGTTGATCATTGTTGATACTTCTTTGCTCTTGATTTTGCTAATAAAATCCAGGTGGTTGAGCAGGTCTGTTCTGTCCACTAGGTACTGCAGCAGTCTAGTTCTGATAACTCCATGAAAGGTTCGGGTGTTGTCTCCATCCAGAGTTGTAAGTGTTTGAATATGGATGGTCTTGGTTCTGTCTATTGAAGCTGCCCACATAATTGACTGAAGTTGGATTCCCAGGACAATTGTCGAATAAATGCCCTTCTCCACAATAAACGCAAGACAAATCAGAAATTTGGTTAATAGTTGCTGGAGCAGTAGTCATAGCCTTTACCATCCTTGTTAATGAAGTTACTTGGGCTGACAATGCTGTCAAGGTATCTACGTTATGAACTCCTGTTGTTCCTCTTGCTGCAGCTTGTCTAGTTGATGGCCACTGATAATTGTTGTTAGCAAtcctctccaaaatttcataagcctcATTGTAAGACTTAGATAATAAAGCCCCATTTGCTGAAGTGTCCACCATCAATCTAGTGCTTGGGTTGAGaccattatagaaagtttccaaCTGTATGCAGTAAGGAataccatgatgaggacaTTTTCTGAGTAACTCCTTAAATTTCTCCCATGCGTCACACAAGCTCTCATtttcaagttgatggaaagatGTGATCTCGTTCCTCAACTTTGTATTCTTGGTTGGCAGGAAgtatttcaacaaaaatttgtCAGCCAAGTCACTCCATGTAGTGATAGAATCTGGTGGTAGAGAATTcaaccatgctcttgctcgatctctCAAAGAAAACGGGAAAAGTCCGAGTCTCAATGCTTCCTGCGATGCTCcagcaatcttgaaagcatcactCACTTCCAAAAATAACTTAAGGTGTAGATGAG
It contains:
- the LOC127902982 gene encoding uncharacterized protein LOC127902982, whose amino-acid sequence is MHKYKSVDFQFDPEIERTARRLRREHRELQAAVTMDDLQDLRNLNRREGIQPVNVHEGLNGQYVQRQPGNNNIIHMANDRDRAIRDYAVLTPQAIHPGIVRPDVQADNFELKPVMFQMLQTVGQFNGLSFEDPHLHLKLFLEVSDAFKIAGASQEALRLGLFPFSLRDRARAWLNSLPPDSITTWSDLADKFLLKYFLPTKNTKLRNEITSFHQLENESLCDAWEKFKELLRKCPHHGIPYCIQLETFYNGLNPSTRLMVDTSANGALLSKSYNEAYEILERIANNNYQWPSTRQAAARGTTGVHNVDTLTALSAQVTSLTRMVKAMTTAPATINQISDLSCVYCGEGHLFDNCPGNPTSVNYQNQEQRSINNDQLSSLEGLIKDYIVRNEAVVQSHTVSLRNLENQIGQLATALSNRPQGSLPVIQRTQEEKGKSTANSATTSVESYDPAPGSEEATAPTATDLSRAKEKQSAQPAAAQQFRHPPPFPQRFQKQQQDKQFSKILGMLKQLHINIPFVEVLEQMPNYAKFLKDILTKKRRLGEFETIALTQESSRMLQSKIPQKMKDPGSFTIPCSIGTKYSGKALCDLGASINLMPLSVFKQLGVGECRPTTVTLQLADRSHVYPEEKIEDVLVKVDKFIFPVDFIVLDFEADKEVPIILGRPFLATGKTLIDVQKGELTMRVNDQQVTFNVLDAMKSPDEIEDCNFISAVDFVVAERLHSCCSKEEINAVTIEELDDKDHGAANIAWSGEKQPFRINEQIQQRELTPDQQEFKVNGPRVKHYMGDDMNSLKNDRFLKDPG